The DNA region TCGGCTAAAATGATTCCGGCGGATACCGCCACATTTAGAGACTCACCCCTGCCTTTGCGAGGGATGTTTAGAATGCCCGAAGCAATACCCTTGATTTCTTCACTGACGCCTGAAATTTCGTTGCCAAAAACAAGGATCCATTTGTGGCTAAAATCAGCCTGGGTAAATTCAATGTCCCCGCCGGTATCTGCGACAAGTAAAGAATACCCAAGTTCACTTAGCTTGCACAGTTCTTTGTAGAGGTCGAGCTGCTGCAGAATCGGCAGATGAAACAGACTCCCCATACTTGCTCGTACGACTTTGGGGTTTGTAAATTCAACTGAATTTTGGCTTAATAAAACGCCGTTGGCGCCAAACCAGCTTGCCGAGCGAATGATGGTGCCTAAATTTCCAGGGTCATTTATATTGTCTAAAGCAATCAGATGTTTAGGAGAGTTGGCCATAAGCTGCTCAAGACAAAAATGCTGCATGTTAACTATCCCCAAAATCCCCTGGGAATGCACGGTGTCGGAAACCTGCTTCAATGACTTCGTGTCGGCTTCTTCGTTCGGTATTCCGGCGCCTTTACATTTTTCAATGAAGCGATTGGCTCGCTCTGAGGAAATTTTGGCAGGACAATAGATTAGTTTCTCAAATTCATATTCCGAATTAAAAATTTCCTCACACAGCCGCAACCCTTCCACAATGAATTTTCGTTCCAGTTCTCGAACTTTTTTTTTCTTCAGGGAAGTGTAATATTTTATTTGGTTTTTTGAAATCAAGGGGGGTGTTTTAAATGCAAATTAAGATTCAAAGTACTTTGTTTCTTCTGAATCAATGACCTCGATGGCATCTTTTGGGGTTTTTGTTTGAATTAAACGTTCTCTGAATTCTTTCTTATACATGAGTCTGGAAATCCGGCTCAGCGCCTTTAAATGCGGACCGGTTTTGTCCTGGGGTCCAATCAACAGCCAAACCAACCGCACCGGTTTATCGTCCAAAGAATTGAAATCGATTGGGTCTTTAGTAATCCCGAGCGCAGCGATAATTTCGTTCAGGCTTTCTGTTTTTCCATGCGGGATCGCAACTTCATCGCCGACGCCGGTGCTCATCACTGCTTCCCGATCCAGGACGGCTTTCAGGATTTCAGCTTTATTTTCGAGCTTAACGGAATCAGCGATAACCCCTACCATTTCTTCGATAATTTTTTCCTTTTCGGTATTGGCAAGAGGAATCTTAATTCGATTCTCACTCAGAATATCCGTTAGTC from candidate division KSB1 bacterium includes:
- a CDS encoding RNA methyltransferase, with the translated sequence MISKNQIKYYTSLKKKKVRELERKFIVEGLRLCEEIFNSEYEFEKLIYCPAKISSERANRFIEKCKGAGIPNEEADTKSLKQVSDTVHSQGILGIVNMQHFCLEQLMANSPKHLIALDNINDPGNLGTIIRSASWFGANGVLLSQNSVEFTNPKVVRASMGSLFHLPILQQLDLYKELCKLSELGYSLLVADTGGDIEFTQADFSHKWILVFGNEISGVSEEIKGIASGILNIPRKGRGESLNVAVSAGIILAETLRANKN
- a CDS encoding PTS sugar transporter subunit IIA — its product is MRLTDILSENRIKIPLANTEKEKIIEEMVGVIADSVKLENKAEILKAVLDREAVMSTGVGDEVAIPHGKTESLNEIIAALGITKDPIDFNSLDDKPVRLVWLLIGPQDKTGPHLKALSRISRLMYKKEFRERLIQTKTPKDAIEVIDSEETKYFES